In Haliscomenobacter hydrossis DSM 1100, the DNA window TACGCCCAAAGCTTTGATGGCTTTGCGGTTGCCCAAATCCACTTTGAGTGCAGCATCGGTGTAGCGTGCCTTAATGACCTGTGCCCGGCCAGCCTGATTAACGGCCATCCCTGCCAATCCTTGTTGATTGAGCCAGATGGTTCCAGCTACTTCACCTGCTCTGCGGGTATTGAAAGTAAGCTTAAACAAGATTGGATTTTCAGCACTGCGCAAGGCTGCACCGGTTTGATACCACAAGGTAGGAATCCGGCCTTCAGCCAATGCATCCAAGTTAAAGCTATTGCGGTCCACTCCAGGCACATCACCCGCTTCTACCCCCACAAATTCAAGGGTTTCACGGTCAAAGCCCAGATCGAATTGATACCCGGCATATTTAGCCACATCGCTGGCCCGTACATCCACTACCAATTTTTCGCCGTAGTCAAATGCGCGGTTAACCATCATGATTTCCATGGGTTCTTCGGTACGCAACTGGGCATCTCTGCTCAGGTTGACATCCCCCACTTTAATCCCGATAAAGTCATTGTTCAAGGTGTCTTTTTTCAAACCCGTAAAGGAGATCGAATCCGGGAACGGTACGCTCAGTGGATTGGCCACACTATCCGGGAATTCAAAGCTGGCTGGTACGAAACGCCAGGACGTGTTATTCGAGAATGAATCCAAGGCACCCAAAATCAAACGACGGATGTCCAGAATGTCCCCTACCGTGACCGAACCTGACCGGTTTACGTCGGCAGCAATCCACTTGTAAGGACTGTCCAGCGTGTCTTTCGCCAGAATATGCCGTTGGATCAATACTACGTCCAGAATGTTCACCCCACCAGAATAGTTAGAATCCAAAGAAGGACGAATGGTATGATTCCGGTTGTACACCAAAGAATCGAATGAATATTCACCCGTGACCCCGGTAATTACCGAAGCAAGGCTATCTGGACTGATGTCAACAGTAACAAATTTCACCGGGGTGCTGTCCTCGCGGTAAATTTTCCCGGCTATTTTAATTGGCCCAGTGGTATCTATCGGTGGAATCGTTGTGGTGTCGGGACACACTACGCCGTCAATCGTCGTAGGAATAATTTCGGTCAAGGAAGATTTGGTGGCAATGATCTTCGATGGTGCATTTTTGAACTGAACCGGAATACATTCTTTACTGGCCGAATCCCTACTGATCTGTAAGGTAAAGATGGTCGTACTATCCGCCAGGGTTACACCATTCGATTGTGCATCAAACCAGTTGACGGTACGAACAGTAGAAGAGAATGCAAAATTCTCCACTCCTTTGAGCGCCGTTGTGTCACTGATGAATCCAACAAAAGTAGCCAGACTATCCGGAATGGAGAGCGAGAACTGGAATCCCTGTACGCCGTCAAAATTGAGCACTTTTACGGGCACATTCATCGTGCTGTCGGTAAGGGTCACCCCACTGGTGTCTACATAGAAGGTAAGTGAATCGACCGGGATTGGGTTAGCGATTGAGTCTGTTCCCAGGATTACTTTGAAGATACAAGAATCAATAACCTTATTGGCGCTTGTATCCGTCAGTACATACCTGATGCTGGTTGTACCCACGGCCAATGTATCGCCAGGCTCATAATTGCTGCTCAGCACCGCAACTGTACTATCGCATCCACTGGTAAAGGTAGGCACAGTCCAAGTTACTACCGCAGTGGTTTGACCCGCCGGAGCTACCGTGGTGATGTCAGTAGGACAAACCGTAAATCCAGCGGTCTGGGTACTGTCGATAAGTACCACAATAGCCGTGCGTTCAGTGCTGGCACAATTCGATCCTGAAGAATCAATGGCTTCAACGTAGAAGGTATCGGCTGTTGACGGCTTAAAGCTCAGGGTGTCAGTAGCCAGCGGAGTACCTCCAGTGGGCACATTATACCAGTTGACGGTATAAGTTGAGTCTGCCTTCACCGTTATCGTAGGCAGTTCTGTAACTGAACATGCTCTGATGGTATCCGACTCAATTTGTGGTTTAGGGGAAGCAGAACCAATCACTACGGTACGCGTTCCTTCGCAACCGCCAGTCGTATCCTTAACCGATACGGTATAGGTGCCCGGGCCAAGCCATACCGAATCCGTAGTGGCACCGGTGCTCCAAATATACCCATCACCACCTGAGATTGTCACTAAAGTGGAGTCGCCGTCACAAATACTGGAATCGCCTCCAGTAATAGTGACGCCTAGCATCGGTTTCACTGCCAGTGCAAGTTGCACCGTACTATCGCAACCTCCTGGAGTAATCAAATTGACAATGTACGTCCCCGCCTGGCGGAATACGTTTTCGCCCACTACATAGGTTTGTCCTTCACAAATGGTGGTATAGATCAGGGTATCTCTACTTCCTGTGCGCAGGACATCGGTCACAATAACGGTACTATCACAACCATTGGCACGGGTCAATTTAAAGGTATCTATCCCTGGAGTTCCTTCACAAATGATTTGGGTTTTGAAAACAGTTGTATCGCTACAGGTAGTTATTTCAACCCATCCCGGTTCTCCTTTGAATTCCTTTTTAGCCCCTTTCGGACCTAAAACCTCCAGCGTATCTACAAATGTAAGCTCGGATCTGCCCGCTTTTACGGGAGAGAAACAAAG includes these proteins:
- a CDS encoding HYR domain-containing protein; translation: MRKILFILLSSMLCWQLSALDGPKNHVPIPSGYLSFFMPLYDSTAFPICIAGVKGRLTDTLVCVEVVASNFDTIAALQYSVQFDTSIIKLKSIKLDTVLKGLSLTDFGTTPVGRISLVYARADSTGLTLADKTRLYQLCFSPVKAGRSELTFVDTLEVLGPKGAKKEFKGEPGWVEITTCSDTTVFKTQIICEGTPGIDTFKLTRANGCDSTVIVTDVLRTGSRDTLIYTTICEGQTYVVGENVFRQAGTYIVNLITPGGCDSTVQLALAVKPMLGVTITGGDSSICDGDSTLVTISGGDGYIWSTGATTDSVWLGPGTYTVSVKDTTGGCEGTRTVVIGSASPKPQIESDTIRACSVTELPTITVKADSTYTVNWYNVPTGGTPLATDTLSFKPSTADTFYVEAIDSSGSNCASTERTAIVVLIDSTQTAGFTVCPTDITTVAPAGQTTAVVTWTVPTFTSGCDSTVAVLSSNYEPGDTLAVGTTSIRYVLTDTSANKVIDSCIFKVILGTDSIANPIPVDSLTFYVDTSGVTLTDSTMNVPVKVLNFDGVQGFQFSLSIPDSLATFVGFISDTTALKGVENFAFSSTVRTVNWFDAQSNGVTLADSTTIFTLQISRDSASKECIPVQFKNAPSKIIATKSSLTEIIPTTIDGVVCPDTTTIPPIDTTGPIKIAGKIYREDSTPVKFVTVDISPDSLASVITGVTGEYSFDSLVYNRNHTIRPSLDSNYSGGVNILDVVLIQRHILAKDTLDSPYKWIAADVNRSGSVTVGDILDIRRLILGALDSFSNNTSWRFVPASFEFPDSVANPLSVPFPDSISFTGLKKDTLNNDFIGIKVGDVNLSRDAQLRTEEPMEIMMVNRAFDYGEKLVVDVRASDVAKYAGYQFDLGFDRETLEFVGVEAGDVPGVDRNSFNLDALAEGRIPTLWYQTGAALRSAENPILFKLTFNTRRAGEVAGTIWLNQQGLAGMAVNQAGRAQVIKARYTDAALKVDLGNRKAIKALGVQPNPFSDQALIRFKLPTDSRTTLSIIDAAGREVYREARNLSAGVQEWTIDGNTLGQNGVYHYRILTAYGVLTDKVILTK